The sequence below is a genomic window from Zhongshania aliphaticivorans.
TCTATGTGGTGAAGGATGGCATTGTCGTGAAAGCAATTATCTTAGTCGTTACTATCGTGATAATCGCAGTAAGCTACAGCTGTCGTGCCAATAGCCCGGAAAGAATGACGGACTTTTTATCGTCGAGCGCCGTTCAGATTGCCGAGGCTGATCAAATCCTTGGTGAGGCTTACAAAAATAAACGTAGCGATATTCAGGTGCAAGGTCAGGGCCGAGTTGAAAAAATCCTCGCCGATGATAATAAAGGCAGTCGCCATCAAAGATTTATTCTCCGTCTTAGCTCTGGGCAGACC
It includes:
- a CDS encoding DUF3465 domain-containing protein, which codes for MASPRAIVLPSKFYVVKDGIVVKAIILVVTIVIIAVSYSCRANSPERMTDFLSSSAVQIAEADQILGEAYKNKRSDIQVQGQGRVEKILADDNKGSRHQRFILRLSSGQTLLVAHNIDLAPRIAGLQVGDSVGFYGEYEWNQRGGVVHWTHRDPAGRHAHGWLAHQGRRYQ